The Arachis ipaensis cultivar K30076 chromosome B03, Araip1.1, whole genome shotgun sequence region cactctttttttttttttataaaccttAATCatggataattttaaaatttaaaagatgacTACTAACTTTAAATCAACTAATCCTTGTTTCATAAACTTGTCATAGAAAAAAAGTGTTTGATCACATGATATACTGTaacaaaataccaaaaatcaaaGTCTCATCCACTAGCAATTTCCTAATACATGAATTACAATTCCAACATGGGTTACATTATCTACTTCATTTACACTTCATTACAAAATACAAAACTTCATGATTACTGATCATCATTGTGAGAGAAATTATTTTCAGCAAAAGCACCAAAGTAGTATAATTAGTAGTTTATGCAACAGCACCAAAGTAGTAGCGTAGCAGAAGCAGAATTAGAGAGGTAGCAGCAGCAGCGAGTGGCAGTTCAGCAGTAGATAATTAGTACCAAAGCAACAGCAAAATAGTACCACAGAAACAGCAGAACTTATTAATTAGAGAGAAAGCTGATATTTCCTGCACCAAAATTGCTAGAAGTTTATGCAATTATAAAATATacaacaacaattcaaatatAACACAacaattcaaattttaataatcCAGAGGCTATATAAACATTGACATTCAATATACTTCAATATTATTCAATAGCAAAAGTTCCATTTAATTTCGTTCAATTCTCTTCAAAACACACTGACACAAGAAGATTATTAGTTCACATTAAATACTATATGGACCCATAAATGTACTCTAGTGACCATTTTTCCTTGCACAGCTACTTGATAGATACAGTACTTCATTAATgcaatatatttaatataaaaagtTGTAAAGATAACTCAGTAAATGCATTCACTTCATTTATAAGATAACTCAGCAAGTGTAAGGCAGTGAGCTTTTTTAAAAACTGTAGAACTAAAAAGTCCCAACAATCCTTACTTTATAAAAGAAGCTAAAAAGAAACTAATTTAAAAAGGCAGCATATTTAATACCAAGTActtcaaaaacattttttttaaatgaaaaagaaagaaataagaaggggtaTCAATTCTAGTCTAAACAAGCTCTCCTCTCCTCACCTCTGTCTCCTCTCCCTAAAGGAAAAAAAGCCTGAAACTTGAAATTAAAGTTTGTGAGGCTTTAAAAAACACATACATtagtgaaaaagaaagaaaaaggacagcttaaaaaaataaagaaaagcagaGGCACAGCTGAAAAACCAAGGATTTTCACATTTCAGACACAGAAACGTGATCCCAAAACCTGTTATAGTTGTGAACTTAAGTAACAAAACAAAACATATTTTAGGCTAGCTAAGTATCAAGTATCAAATTCTTTGTAACAACTTACATGCATATTTAAACCAAATGCCTATTGACTGCTAGGAAAGAGTTAAAACAATAGTATTAACTTGGTTTCAACTTTCAAGAGGAATGCAGCTTTTCAATTCAACACAACACAAAAGTAAATCAATTCAGAGTTTAATAACATCAGTTCTATTCTATTCTATAATTCCATAGCACccaaaaataatattaacaaaaaaGATAAATCAATTCAACTAACACATTCAACACAACACAGCCATAACCAACTCATATATATGCACTGGTTTGATTACAGACTTGCTActtaaattaaacttcaatcaAATACAGAATTCCATTTATAGAAACAAACTAAATGACTAAAAAGCAAGCAAGCTCGTTCCAAACTTTGTAAAAAATACGGCCCAGAACTATAAACCAGAGGTGTGGCCGTCAGAGATTCAAGCCTTGTTAAGATAAAATGATctaattcatttttttctctGTTCTTGTATAGCTCATTCATAAAGGAGTCCAAGTTGTGATGTTATTGCGTGCTGGATCCAAATATGCATTAAATTTTACCATTCATTGTGTTTAAATATCAATCTTATATCAATATGTATGATTGCttaaattgaaaattattttttctattcaataaaaattttagttCCACCAAAAGTAACAATCTTATGAAATTTTGGATGAACTGTTTTTTATTAGCTTAATAATAAACCTTCCAATTTTCCAAATAAAAGCAACATTTCTTCACTTTTGTTTAAGACTTATTATTAACAATATTGTGTGTGAGGAAGGTGTGTTTTTTCAATGACATTGATGATAAACACTGGTGAATTAAGATTCTTTGCCACTATGATTTAGCAATCTTAAACAATAAGCAAACTAGATCTCTTATTCCTTAGCTTCTTATATTGTAATGTATATAAAATAGAAATATGAACTTGGATAGAGAAACAAGAATTCAGAATTGTGAACATGCATAAACCAGAGAGGAATATCAAAGAGGCATATAAGAGAGCACTTGGCGTGCATTAATACTGATAATAACAAATAGCATAAACCAAGCAAACCAAATGCACcaattcacaaaattcaatattaaaAGAAATGAGACCAGAGTGAGAAACTGAAACATCGTAAAAGCAAATAAACTGAAATAATAATAGCTATTGGCTTTAGTTTAGGTGCCTTGGGTGAAACTGAAACAAATGAGACCAGAGtgagaaacaagaaaaactaCCAAAAAACAAGGGTAGTAAACATCTGAAAACTAAAAGCAAATAAACTGGGAAACTaaattttcatgttcatttatttTAACTTCTTGTCTTAACAACTGGGGAAATAAAAGAAGCTCAATCATTCACAAGAAACACCATTTTCGCACTCATTCTAACTCTTCTACTgacataaaatagaaaaataaacaaaattaggaACAAGATAGCTTCCCCTGCAGAAATAAAATATAACTCAGCTCTACAACCATAAGTGAAGGCAATAAGGCCTCCATACACTCAGCAGTTTTCTTTGGGTTTCCGGGCATGTTAATGATCTGAATATCAACAAATCAAAGACCATGACTTAACAAATTAATCAAATCTATAAAACAATACAATGAATCCCTGGAGAACCATTCGAAGCAATTAATTAATATGAAACTTCCCTAAACTAAGTATGATACAACCATAATTATCTAACGATTAGAAAGCCACAGTCCCAAGGCAATACCAACTATACAATTCAAATGAGAAATTGACAAATGTTGGCTTCAACCCACCAGTGAAGTAGACCAAGAATGCACATGACGTCTACATATTTAAGCATGCATAAAATTTAATCATTTAATCAAACTGAAAAACCAGAAAATGCAAGAGTTTCATACCTTTAAACTTTCTTGCGTCATTACATACAAAAGACCAGGGGTTTCCTTCTCAATCAACTGTTTTGTAGCTTCTGGTGTTACATCTCGTGAGGTAAAGCCGGTCCCACCTTGAttggaaaggaaaataaaatggGAAATCAATTCAACAAAACTAGAATTGTTGGACTTCAATAGCGAAACTGATGTGTGTAGAAATGTACCAAGGGTAAGTATAAGATCCACATGTTCAACATCACTCCATCTTTTTAGAAACTCCTGAATTTTTGCCACATCATCTGGAGCCACAGCAGTAGCGACAACTTTTGCTCCTCCTAGTCTTTCCGAGGAAGAATTAACAACAGAAACAGCCCTGGGACCACTGTTTAAAAGTAAAGGAGTTAGCAAATTTTGATGCTTCCATTAAGggaggaaaaaaaaagaacaaaaacaacaCACAAAATTTTCCTACACAGCACCATTGTGTACCATCCACTGAAACCATTTCTTGACATTGGAAAAAGGGTATATACACTGATAAGACATGAAATCCCTATTTAACCTTGTAGTTCCAGAAAAAGTTGGATATGGGCACTTTAACCATTCTAATGATATTTTAATGCAACagtttcaaataataataataataataataataataataataataataataataataataataattaaagaaaaaatatgaattttgatttCAGTGTGTGCAAAATTTCCATCAGAACCATCTAAAAGCAACTCTATCTAGAAAGAGCACAGCAAACAATATCTATTGTAGCAGTCTGCTTATTCTAAAATCAACTCCAGATAAGGTATAAAAATGCTTATTCCTCAGAGCCAGGCTTGACTGATGTTCCAAATATTCTCAAAGCAGTTCACAAGCTCTATGTAACAGGTAGATTGAGCATTAATATTCCCCTGATCTTTTAAACTTTCAAACTCTACTAGAGTTTCCAAACTTATATCCAATAATACAGCCTTGAAATCCAATGCACCAAAAAATGATACTTTCTACTCAGCTCTGAACAATTGCTGATATGGATCCAAAATTAAAAAAGAGGTTACCAGACATATATATTAGCATAAGGAAAGTATACGCTGAAACAGTGAAACTAATACAAGTTAAACAACCAAATAAACAGCAACCCCATGGTGAAGAAAGTAAACATACACTTTCAAGTTATGGAACAAGCCTAAAATTTGGACGGTACAAAAATGTCCTTTGAAGCAAGGGGAATCACAATCTAATAACTACACACAAAAAGCCCTAATTCTTACTAACATTTGGACTAGACATGCTTTTGCACAGAAAAAGCGCGTCAGGGGAGATTGCAAACATTAGCAGGGTTGAGCAGCCCCCCccccaaaaaaaacaaaaaaaaaaaacacacacgcacacacagcAGAACCCGAAGCTTTCaattcaaagattcaaattttcaaaaaagataaataaatgcaACCAAAATTGCAAAAGCAGCACCAAAAAGAAAAACTTACCAATTGAAAAAGTACAAAAACCAGAACACCAATCATCAGCTACACACAAACTAAGAATCCCCAAAGCCTGCAGTGTAAACCAAACCCCATAAGAATAGCCACTCTGACTTTAGAATCGGGTGAAGAATCTGTAGTTATTCGACGTGTTTTAGTTCCAGACGCAACAATTGGATCTGATGGTATACAACTCTCGCTGAAAGCCCCAGATCCAAGGTcagaaattataataaaaacaATGAATAACTTAGAGTCATCCTCATGAATCTGAatgcagaaaaacaaaaagaggagAAACCTACAGCCTTCTTCGAAGCTGGAACTAGCGCTTTTCCACCTCGTCAGATGTTACAGCTTTGTCGTTCTTCACGGAAGCGAAGAAGCAGGAAGCGAACGGCAGCGCGGAAGGAAAGGCTTCGTCGTTCTTCACGGAAGTGAGGAAGCAGGAAGCGAGCGGCAGCGCGAAAGGGAGGGCTTCGTCGTTCTTCGTTGGAGTGTTGTCGTCGCGGTGAGGGCAGGGGTTAGGGCTTTTGAAGAAGGGTTAAGGCGAGCACAATGAAGAAGGGTTAGCTAGGGCTTTCGAAGGGGGCAGCGGTGAGGCACAACGGAGATTGGTGGTCGCCATTGGGGCTTTCGAAGGAGGAGTCAGGGCAGGGCACAAAAAAGGAGTTAGCTAGGGCTTTTTTTCTTAAGTCTTTGAATCACGAAGGGGCTAGGGCAGGCGTTTTTGTTTTATTCGagcttctttaatttttttttctgggggaaccttttggccacgcttttcaagcgtgccaAAAGGCTTGTAAGAAACGGCCACGCTTCTGAAACGCCACAATAACAAATTTctgttgccacgctttaaaaacgtgCCGAAATCTATctatggctacgctttataagcgtggcagaaaaaacgTGGCTAAATCTCGCATCAactgccaccctcataaaagcgtggccattgaccctttttgccacgcttttaaagcgtagcaaaaaaaatgtggccaaatctctattcaAACGCCACCCTCACATAAGTGTGGCCAtggaccacttttggccacgcttttaaagcgtagcaaaaaaaaagcgtggccataggccttttttcttgtagtgttcatGGCTTcatccaaattgaacttgatagtcttgtctccaacctcaaaggaatatgtgctggTGAAGGAATCTAACTTcaatttagaggtcttaaggaaggtctaccaagtagaacggaggatgagcttctattttctgttggaggcatttcaaggatgtaaaagtcaaccggaaaaaccaaatcctcgatcgccacaagtacatcttcggCAATTCCTATcaccgtgatcacacttttatcggctaaggtaAACTTCGCCACCGACTTCTTTAacggagctaaattcaaccgcgcAAAAATGGatagtggcatgatgcttacacaagctcctagatcacacatacaatcatgaaaagtgcgcccaccaatacatcaagacaccaaacaagggccagggtcaccacatttctttggaattggctccatcaaggaagaaattgaactacccaaggataatgtctccaattctcctatcctatccttgtgtgttgatgagcggataatttatatgctttttggcattgtttttacatagttttcagtatgaattagttagtttttagtatattttgattagtttttaaataaaaatcacatttctggactttactatgagtttgtgtatttttttatgatttcaggtattttctgactgaaattgagggacttgagcaaaaatcagattcagtggctgaagaaggactgcagatgctgttggattctgacctccctgcactcaaagtaaattttcgggagctacaggAATCCAAATGGCGCGTTATCAATtgcgttgtaaagtagacatccagggctttccagaaatatataatagtccatacttttctcgagtttagatggcacaaactggcgttcaacgccagctctctgccctattctggagttaaatgccagaaacaggttgcaaagcagagttaaacgccagaaacaggttacaaactggtgtttaactccaaggaagacctctacacgtgaaagcttcaatgctcagcccaagcacacaccaagtgggtccgaaagtggatttctgcatcatttacttatttctgtaaacctagtaactagtttagtataaatagaactttttactattatccATCTATggatcttttaatcatgttttgaggATTGAACcttctttgggaggctggccatgcggccatgcctggaccttgttcttatgtattttcaacggtagagtttctacacaccatagattaaggtgtggagctctgctgttccttatgaattaatgcaaagtactattgtttttctattcaattcaagcctatttcttctctaagatattcgttcgcacataagaacatgatgaatatgatgattatgtgacgctcatcatcactctcacttatgaacgcgtccTTGACAAAcatttccgttctacatgcaaacaagcttgaatgcatatctcttagcctcttgatctacgatcagagtcttcgtggtataggctagaattattggcggccattcttgagatccagaaagtctaaaccttgtctgtggtattccgagtaggatctgggaagggatggctgtgaagagcttcaaacttgtgagtgctgggcgtagtgacagacgcaaaatgattactgaatcctattccagtatgatcgaggaccgacagatgattagccgtgcggtgacagcacattttggaccattttcactgagaggatgggatgtagccattgacaacggtgatgcccaacacacagcttgccatggaaaggagtaggaatgattggatgaagacagtaggaaagcaaatattcagaaggaacaaaagcatctctatacagttatctaaaattctcaccaatgaattacataagtatctctatcctgtgttatattttaattatattttaattatcaaatatccataaccatttgaatccgcctgactgagatttacaaggtgaccatagcttgcttcaagccgacaatctccgtgggatcgacccttactcacataaggtttattacttggacgacctagtgcacttgctggttagctgtgcgaagttgtgacaaagaactaagattatgaacgtgcgtattaagtttttgatgCCGttgccaaggaatgaacgatcacgattttgcatacgaagtttttggcgccattgccggggatcgttcaagtttggacaactgacggttcatcttgttgctcagattaggtaattttattttaattttaagctttttgtttttattcttttattttcgaaaaattttcaaaaaaaaataatataataaaaaaaattttatattattctatgttcttcagaatttttaagaatgaattctagagtttcaagagatatgttgaatcctggctggctgttaagccatgtctaatcctttggaccgaggtttcacttatccttaagagaagagcttctttatcttccCCAGaaatttagctgttgtatgtaatgaattgctaaagcttggctggccattggccatgtctagtgttttggaccaaagctttcactgaaagcttggctggctaataAGCCATGTCAATtcctggaccgaagctttagactaacattgcatgattcctggaattcgtattaaaaattttgaaatccttaattttttttccaattaattttcgaaaaaaataccaaaaaaaatttaataaaatcataaaaccaaaaataatttgatgtttcttgtttgagtcttgtgtcagtttttaagtttggtgtcaattgcatgtttatctctttcttgcatttttcgaaaactcatgcatgatgttcttcatgatcttcaagttgttcttgatgattgtctttgtttgatctttagtttttcatgttttgtatcttttcttgttttccatatgcattttcaatttgttagtgccTAAACATTgtcaatttctaagtttagtgtcttgcatatttctcttttcttaaaagtttttaaaaataaagttcttggtgttcatcttgacattcaaagtgttcttggtgttcatcttgacattcaaagtgttcttgcatgcattgtgtgttttgattcataatttttatgtcttgtgtcttttttgtgtttttctctttcttcattaaaaattcaaaaataaaaaaaaatatctttccctttttcatctcataaaattcgaaaatttgagttgaatttttcaaaaatttttaaaatctagttgtttcttatgagtgaaatcaaatttttaatttaaaaatcctatctttttcaaatctttttcaaaaatcaaatatttcttattttttctttcatattttcaaaaatttcaaattgattttcaaaaatattttttttttcataatttcaaaatctttactaacaattaatgtgattgattcaaaaattttaaagtttgttacttgtcccttaagaaaggttcaatctttaaattttaaattatatctttttgtttcttgttagtcaagtaaccaactttaattttcaaaatcaaatctttttaaatttctttttcaaatcttttctaaccacttatctttttaaatttgattttcaaatcttttttcaaactaatcctatctgtttgtttcaatcatatctttttcaaaactacctaactaattctctatttaaattttcgaaaatcaccttcctcttttccaaaatttctttttaattaactatttgttttaaattttaatttgatttagttttattttcctttcttaatttttgaattttaactttaatttaaaaaaatatttttcttttcttttcaattattttcaaaaattcttctctctcacctccttctaactatttatttatctactaacacttctctttcttaaaaattcgaacccctccctctttctgtgttcgaatttctttctttcttctactcgcataaaggaatctctatactgtgacatagaggattccatattttcttttatgttttcttctttttcatatgagcaggaacaaggataagaacattcttgttgaggctgatcctgaacctgaaaggactctaaagaggaagctaagggaagctaaagcacaactctttggagaaaatctaacagaaattttcaaaaaagaaggagacatggccgaaaataataacaatgcaaggaagatgcttggtgactttactgcacgcaattccaatttacatggaagaagcatctcaatccctgccattggagcaaacaattttgagctaaagcctcaattagtttctctgatgcaacagaacagcaagtttcatggacttccatcagaagatccttttcagttcttaactgaattcttgcagatctgtgatactgttaagaccaatggggttgactctgaggtctacaggcttatgcttttcccgtttgctgtaagagacagagctagaatatggttggactctcaacctaaagatagcctgaactcttgggataagctggtcacggcttttttagccaagttctttcctcctcaaaagcttagcaagcttagagtggatgttcaaacttttaaataaaaagaaggtgaatccctctatgaagcttgggagagatataagcaactgaccaaaaagtgtccttctaacatgctttcagaatggaccatcctggatatattttatgatggtctgtctgaattatcaaagatgtcattggaccattctgcaggtggatccattcacctaaagaaaatgcctgcagaagctcaagaactcattgacatggttgtaaataaccagttcatgtacacttctgaaaggaatcctgtgagtaatgggacgcctcggaggaagggagttcttgaaattgatgctctgaatgccatattggctcagaacaaaatattgactcagcaagtcaacatgatttctcagagtctgaatggattggaagctgcatccaacagtactaaagaggcatcttctgaagaagaagcttatgctcctgagaaccctgcaatagtagaggtgaattacatgggagaaccctatggaaacacctataatccctcaaggataaatcatccaaatttctcatggaaggatcaacaaaagcctcaacaaggctttaataatggtggaagaaacaggtttagtaataacaagccttttccatcatccactcagcaacagacagagaattttgagcagaatccatctagcttagcaaatacaGTCTCTGatatatctaaggccactttaagtttcatgaatgaaacaaggtcctccattagaaatttggaggcacaagtgggccagctgagtaaaagagttactgaaacccctcctagtactctcccaagcaatatagaagagaatccaaaaagagagtgcaaggccattaccttacttggtgcggccgaacccaaagaggaggaggaggacgtgaatcctagtgagaaagacctcctgggacattcagtgaccaataaggagtttccctttgaggaaccaaaggaatctgaggctcatctagagaacatagagattccattgaacctccttttaccattcatgagctctaatgattattcatcttctaaagaagatgaagacattgctgaagagcaagttgctcaatatttaggagcaatcatgaagctgaatgccaaattatttggtaatgagacttgggaggatgaacctccattgctcatcaaggaactaaatgccttggttcagcaaactctacctcaaaagaaacaggatcatggtaaattcctaattccctgtaacataggtaccatgacctttgagaaggctctgtgtgacctggggtcaggaataaacttaatgccactctctgtaatggagaaactagggatctttgaggtgcaagctgccagaatctcattagagatggcagacaactcaagaaaatacaCTTANNNNNNtgaacatctgtgaggctccatgagagctcactgtcaagctattgacattaaagaagcgcttgttgggaggcaacccaatgttatttaattatatctattttattttattgttattttatgtttttttttaggttgatgatcatgtggagtcacaaaaactactgaaaaatcaaaaacagaatgaaaacagctttaaaaatagctcaccctggaggaagaacttactggcatttaaacgccagtaagaagcatcaaactggcgtttaacgccaaaaagaagcatcaagctggtgttaaatgccagaaacaagcaccagactggcgtttaccgccagaacagagcatggaagtggcgttaaacgccagaaacaggctacatttgggcgtttaacgccaaaaacaagcagcaaggtggcgtttaacgccagacatgcatgctaagggtgttttacacgcctaattggagcagggatgctaagtccttgaccccataggatccccacattttcttctcttctcttcacaccatttcataactctcttccataAATACCCTTCACCcctcacatccatcttctcttccccaaaatccccacccacctccaaaattcaaaatcttttccctcccaaacccaaccttaATGGTCGAACACTGAACcctcccccactcctatataaacccctcactccttcttcattttcacacaacacaacactctcttctcccccttggccgaatataccttctccctccatctcctccattttcttcttcttctccttctttctttcttcttttgctcggggacgaacaaacattttaagtttggtgtagtaaaagcatagctttttgtttttccataactattaatggcacctaaggccagagaaacctcaagaaagaggaaagggaaggcaattgcttctacctctgagtcatgggagatggagagattcatctcaaaggtccatcaagaccacttcaatgaagttgtggccaagaataAAGTGATCCctaaggttcctttcaagctcaaaaagagcgaatatccagagatccgactagagattagaagaagaggatgggaagttctctctaatcctattcaataagtcgggatcttaatggttcaagagttcaatgcaaacgcatggatcactaggaaccatgatcaaagtgtgaacccgaatctaaagcattggcttaccatggtttgggggaaatacttagatttcagtctgaaaaatgtaaggctggcgtttaacttgccaatgatggaagaaaacgcacgcccctacactagaagggtcaactttgatcaaaggttggaccaagtcctaatggacatatgtgtggaaggagctcaatggaaagttgactcaagaggcaagccgatttaattgagaagactggaccttaagcttgtggctagaggatggttggagtttattcaacgctcaatcactcctactagcaaccggtctgaagttactatagactgggccatcatgatccatagtatcatgattggggaggaagtagaagttcatgagattatacctcaagaactctacaaggtggctgacaaatcctccactttggcaaggttagcctttcctcacctcatttgtcacctctacaattcggctggaattgacatagagagacatcctcattgaagaggacaagcccatcactaagaagaggatggagcaaacaagagagcatggacctcaacaagagcatgaggaaattcatcaccatgaaatccctgagatgcctcaagggatgcacttccctctacaaaactattggaagcaaatcaacacttccctaggagaattaagctctaacataggacaactaaggatggagcaccaagagcactccatcatcctccatgagattagagaagatcaaagagctataagggaggagcaacaaagacaaggaagagacatagaggagctcaagagcaccattggttcttcaagaagaggaagacgccaacctcattaaggtggacccattcctt contains the following coding sequences:
- the LOC110269488 gene encoding molybdopterin biosynthesis protein CNX1-like; this encodes MVKVPISNFFWNYKHQNLLTPLLLNSGPRAVSVVNSSSERLGGAKVVATAVAPDDVAKIQEFLKRWSDVEHVDLILTLGGTGFTSRDVTPEATKQLIEKETPGLLYVMTQESLKFHPRHLN